Proteins from a single region of Xenopus laevis strain J_2021 chromosome 9_10S, Xenopus_laevis_v10.1, whole genome shotgun sequence:
- the LOC121399168 gene encoding chemokine-like receptor 1: protein MKEVMEVIKVPEEVCNYSTYSFEVIEATRYTSFVLITLSCILGLVDNAVVIAVTGFIMKRKNSQIWFLNLAVADFSFSLLLGLYAHYIFTENWQFGSYFCKIFNYASTCNMYASVFIITALTIDRVLSVAKPIWHHKNFSVRFCCWICAAIWILTALVSLPVLLLSDAIQYGDKMHCRIVIAKPSYAAHNVHKRDVNDSLEYMEGSGSVAINNVDYIGAVSENNHTGFKPTLITLMKDPITTGEISYLFAQVQYIQVYAEATETTSCTINLRELRDTAFSTGCIVIPCIVLGYCIPLAVILVSNLIIAQQGGKSQSVKCRRLYRIIIMIVLFFFLTWTPLITAQIILLAALYSENLILIYRMYWVMPLVSSIAFSNSCINPIIYVLVGTQARKAFSDVMSTRLSFLGGSQSSG, encoded by the coding sequence CATCCTAGGATTAGTGGACAATGCTGTGGTCATCGCTGTTACCGGATTCATCATGAAGAGGAAAAATAGTCAAATCTGGTTTCTAAACTTGGCTGTGGCTGATTTTTCCTTTTCCCTCCTTCTTGGGCTTTATGCTCATTATATTTTCACAGAGAACTGGCAATTTGGAtcatatttttgtaaaatctttAATTATGCTTCCACGTGTAATATGTATGCAAGTGTTTTCATCATCACAGCTCTGACTATTGACCGTGTCTTATCAGTGGCCAAACCAATATGGCACCATAAGAATTTCTCTGTAAGGTTTTGTTGCTGGATCTGCGCTGCTATTTGGATACTAACAGCTCTGGTCAGTCTTCCAGTGTTACTATTAAGTGATGCGATTCAGTACGGTGACAAAATGCATTGCAGAATAGTCATTGCTAAACCTTCCTATGCTGCTCACAATGTTCATAAAAGAGATGTAAATGACAGCCTGGAATACATGGAAGGTTCTGGTTCAGTAGCTATAAATAATGTCGATTATATTGGAGCAGTAAGTGAAAATAACCATACTGGATTTAAGCCAACACTAATAACCTTGATGAAAGATCCAATTACAACAGGTGAGATAAGTTATCTTTTTGCACAAGTGCAGTATATACAGGTGTATGCTGAAGCAACAGAAACAACATCTTGTACCATTAACCTCAGGGAGCTCAGGGATACGGCATTTTCAACAGGCTGCATTGTTATCCCGTGTATAGTTCTGGGTTACTGTATCCCATTGGCCGTCATTCTGGTTTCCAATCTAATCATTGCTCAGCAAGGGGGGAAATCTCAGTCCGTAAAGTGCCGCAGACTATATAGAATTATAATTATGATAGTCCTGTTCTTTTTCCTGACATGGACCCCACTGATCACAGCTCAGATTATTTTGCTAGCTGCTCTTTATAGTGAAAATTTGATACTGATCTATAGAATGTACTGGGTGATGCCACTTGTGTCCAGCATAGCCTTTAGTAACAGCTGCATAAACCCCATCATATATGTACTGGTTGGCACACAGGCTAGGAAAGCTTTTTCTGATGTTATGAGCACAAGACTGTCTTTTTTAGGTGGATCCCAAAGCTCTGGTTGA